One Bradyrhizobium sp. CCGB12 genomic window carries:
- a CDS encoding single-stranded DNA-binding protein, which yields MAGSVNKVILVGNLGKDPEIRRTQDGRPIANLSIATSETWRDKNSGERKEKTEWHRVVIFNEGLCKVAEQYLKKGAKVYIEGALQTRKWTDQSGVEKYSTEVVLQGFNSTLTMLDGRGGGGGGSFGEEPGGDFGSSGPVSSAPRRPVAAGGGGRNNDMDDDIPF from the coding sequence ATGGCGGGAAGCGTCAACAAGGTCATTCTGGTTGGAAATCTCGGCAAGGATCCCGAAATCCGTCGCACGCAGGACGGGCGGCCGATCGCGAATTTGAGCATCGCCACCTCGGAGACCTGGCGCGACAAGAACAGCGGCGAGCGCAAGGAAAAGACCGAGTGGCATCGCGTCGTGATCTTCAACGAGGGGCTCTGCAAGGTCGCCGAGCAGTACCTGAAGAAGGGCGCGAAGGTTTACATCGAGGGCGCGCTCCAGACCCGCAAATGGACTGACCAGAGCGGCGTCGAGAAGTACTCCACCGAGGTTGTGCTCCAAGGCTTCAACTCGACGCTGACGATGCTCGACGGCCGCGGCGGCGGCGGAGGCGGCAGCTTCGGCGAGGAGCCGGGCGGCGATTTCGGCTCCTCCGGTCCCGTCAGCAGCGCGCCGCGCCGTCCCGTTGCCGCTGGCGGCGGTGGCCGCAACAACGACATGGACGACGACATCCCGTTCTGA
- the gyrA gene encoding DNA gyrase subunit A: protein MADDDNKPGDQPAQPSDIRPVSIYEEMKKSYLDYAMSVIVSRALPDARDGLKPVHRRILFSMNEEGYTPDKKHKKSAGIVGDVMGQYHPHGDQAIYDALVRMAQPFSMRELLVDGQGNFGSVDGDPPAAMRYTESRLTKIALKLLDDIDNETVDFQDNYDGSTKEPVVLPARFPNLLVNGAGGIAVGMATNIPPHNLGEVIDACLALVDNPSLTIDELNNIIPGPDFPTGGIILGRQGIRSAYHLGRGSIVMRGKVEFETIRKEREAIVITEIPYQVNKATMVERIAELYKEKKIEGISDLRDESDRDGYRVVVELKRDAVPDVVLNQLYKFTPLQTSFGVNAVALDSGRPLTMNLKDMLTIFVGFREQVVTRRTKYKLRKARERAHEQVGLAIAVANIDEIIRVIRTSPTPAVARETLMTRDWPARDVEDIITLIDDPRHRINEDGTIRLSLDQAKAILELRLARLTALGRDEIGDELSKLAGEIGEYLEILHSRARILDIIKTELAEVKAEFATPRRTVIMEQEGEVEDEDLIQREDMVVTVSHAGYVKRVPLSAYRAQRRGGKGRAGMQTRDEDFVSRLFVASTHTPVLFFSSRGQVYKEKVWRLPMAAPNARGKALINILPLEQGERITTIMPLPEDESTWGNLDVMFATTGGNVRRNKLSDFVDVRRSGIIAMKLDDNEAIVDVQICTERDDVLLTGAGGQCIRFPVTDVRVFTGRTSMGVRGIALGEGDKVISLAILRHVETTSDERSAYLKMRRAVAGEATAEEAPADAEAEEASGSFQLPQERYVEMSAQEQVVLTVSVNGYGKRTSSYEYRTTGRGGKGIVAMSVNNRNGNLVASFPVEDADQIMLVTDKGQLIRCPVEGIRIAGRSTQGVIVFDTAEDEHVVSVEHITEEAESGNGENGNGA from the coding sequence TTGGCTGACGACGACAACAAGCCCGGCGACCAGCCGGCGCAACCCTCGGACATTCGCCCCGTTTCGATCTACGAGGAGATGAAGAAGTCCTACCTCGATTACGCCATGAGCGTGATCGTGTCGCGCGCGCTGCCCGATGCACGCGACGGTCTGAAGCCGGTGCATCGCCGCATCCTGTTCTCGATGAACGAGGAAGGCTACACGCCCGACAAGAAGCACAAGAAGTCTGCCGGCATCGTCGGCGACGTCATGGGCCAATACCATCCGCATGGCGACCAGGCGATTTATGACGCGCTGGTGCGCATGGCGCAGCCGTTTTCGATGCGTGAACTGCTGGTGGACGGGCAGGGCAATTTCGGCTCGGTCGACGGCGATCCGCCGGCGGCGATGCGCTACACCGAATCCCGCCTGACCAAGATCGCGCTCAAGCTGCTCGACGACATCGACAACGAGACGGTCGACTTCCAGGACAACTATGACGGCTCGACCAAGGAGCCGGTGGTCCTGCCGGCGCGGTTCCCGAATTTGCTGGTCAATGGCGCCGGCGGCATCGCTGTCGGCATGGCCACCAACATCCCGCCGCACAATCTCGGCGAGGTGATCGACGCTTGTCTGGCGCTGGTCGACAATCCGTCGCTGACGATTGACGAGCTCAACAACATCATCCCGGGCCCGGATTTCCCGACCGGCGGCATCATCCTGGGCCGTCAGGGCATCCGCAGTGCCTACCATCTCGGCCGCGGTTCCATCGTAATGCGCGGCAAGGTCGAGTTCGAGACGATCCGCAAGGAGCGCGAGGCGATCGTCATCACCGAGATCCCGTATCAGGTGAACAAGGCGACGATGGTCGAGCGCATCGCCGAGCTCTACAAGGAAAAGAAGATCGAGGGCATCTCGGATCTGCGCGACGAATCCGATCGCGACGGCTACCGCGTCGTCGTCGAACTCAAGCGCGATGCCGTGCCCGACGTGGTGCTGAACCAGCTCTACAAGTTCACGCCGCTGCAGACGAGCTTCGGCGTCAACGCCGTTGCGCTCGACAGCGGCCGCCCGCTGACGATGAACCTGAAGGACATGCTGACGATCTTCGTCGGCTTCCGCGAGCAGGTCGTCACCCGCCGGACCAAGTACAAGCTGCGCAAGGCGCGTGAGCGCGCCCATGAGCAGGTCGGCCTCGCGATTGCGGTCGCCAATATCGACGAGATCATCCGCGTCATCCGCACCTCGCCGACGCCGGCTGTTGCGCGCGAGACCCTGATGACGCGCGACTGGCCCGCACGGGACGTCGAGGACATCATCACGCTGATCGACGATCCCCGCCATCGCATCAACGAGGACGGCACCATCCGCCTATCGCTGGATCAGGCCAAGGCCATCCTGGAGCTGCGCCTGGCGCGCCTCACTGCGCTCGGCCGCGACGAGATCGGTGACGAGCTCTCCAAGCTTGCTGGCGAGATCGGCGAGTATCTCGAGATCCTGCACTCGCGCGCCCGCATCCTCGATATCATCAAGACCGAGCTCGCCGAGGTGAAGGCCGAGTTCGCCACGCCGCGCCGCACCGTGATCATGGAGCAGGAAGGCGAGGTCGAGGACGAGGACCTGATCCAGCGCGAGGACATGGTCGTCACCGTCTCGCACGCCGGCTACGTCAAGCGCGTGCCGCTGTCGGCCTACCGCGCGCAGCGCCGCGGCGGCAAGGGCCGCGCCGGCATGCAGACGCGCGACGAGGATTTCGTCAGCCGCCTGTTCGTGGCCTCCACCCACACGCCGGTGCTGTTCTTCTCGTCCCGCGGCCAGGTCTACAAGGAAAAGGTCTGGCGCCTGCCGATGGCCGCGCCGAACGCGCGCGGCAAGGCGCTGATCAACATCCTGCCGCTGGAGCAGGGCGAGCGCATCACCACCATCATGCCGCTGCCCGAGGATGAATCGACCTGGGGCAACCTCGACGTGATGTTCGCGACCACCGGCGGCAACGTCCGTCGCAACAAGCTGTCCGACTTCGTCGACGTCCGCCGTTCCGGCATCATCGCCATGAAGCTCGACGACAACGAGGCGATCGTCGACGTGCAGATCTGCACCGAACGCGACGACGTGCTGCTGACCGGCGCCGGCGGCCAGTGCATCCGCTTCCCCGTCACCGACGTGCGCGTGTTCACGGGGCGCACCTCGATGGGCGTGCGCGGCATCGCGCTTGGCGAGGGCGACAAGGTGATTTCGCTGGCGATCCTGCGCCATGTCGAGACCACCTCGGACGAACGCTCGGCCTACCTGAAGATGCGCCGCGCGGTCGCCGGCGAAGCCACGGCGGAAGAGGCTCCGGCAGATGCCGAGGCCGAGGAGGCCTCGGGCAGCTTCCAGCTCCCGCAGGAGCGCTATGTCGAGATGTCTGCGCAGGAGCAGGTCGTGCTGACCGTCTCCGTCAACGGCTACGGCAAGCGGACCTCGTCCTACGAGTACCGCACCACGGGCCGCGGCGGCAAAGGCATCGTCGCCATGAGCGTCAACAACCGCAACGGCAACCTGGTGGCCTCGTTCCCGGTGGAAGACGCCGACCAGATCATGCTTGTCACCGATAAGGGGCAACTGATCCGCTGTCCGGTCGAAGGCATCCGCATCGCCGGCCGCTCGACCCAGGGCGTGATCGTGTTCGACACCGCCGAGGACGAGCACGTTGTCTCGGTCGAGCACATCACGGAAGAGGCCGAGAGCGGAAACGGTGAGAACGGGAACGGGGCGTAA
- a CDS encoding phosphotransferase family protein: MTDDASLVLKPRLTISVDQAQSIILRAITHASVLGITELHGGEISTVLEVALADAPACILKVYPASLQWKMEKEVYVLGLLRDVGTSVPAILLADDTRSVIDLNYVLMTRLDGTVLGRREATLSETELFAVYAEMGAALRRINDVTLDSFGYIGPKGVWTAYPSNHAYMSAQFDRKLTEFCTRGGDPALTARLRDSVTARQHLFEAAAVPRLCHYDFHAGNVLVTSQGEPHLSGIVDFENATSGDPLMDIAKALYYFTPKDAPKREGLLAGYGKIERPDWQETLCLYRVYCTLELWCWMAQIGKHEALDGLTSELASAA; encoded by the coding sequence ATGACTGACGATGCCTCGCTCGTTCTGAAGCCTCGGCTGACGATATCGGTCGATCAAGCGCAATCGATCATCCTGCGGGCAATAACGCATGCATCGGTGCTCGGCATCACTGAGCTGCATGGCGGGGAGATCAGCACAGTCCTTGAGGTCGCGTTGGCGGATGCGCCCGCCTGCATCCTCAAGGTCTACCCTGCATCGCTCCAGTGGAAGATGGAGAAGGAAGTCTACGTGCTCGGGCTACTCCGTGACGTCGGCACATCTGTTCCCGCCATTCTCCTCGCCGACGACACGCGATCGGTGATCGACCTCAACTACGTGCTCATGACCAGGCTCGACGGCACGGTGCTCGGCCGGCGCGAGGCGACGCTATCGGAGACAGAGTTGTTTGCGGTCTACGCCGAGATGGGTGCGGCGCTCCGCAGGATCAACGACGTCACACTCGACAGTTTTGGCTATATCGGTCCCAAAGGGGTCTGGACGGCGTATCCGAGCAACCATGCCTACATGTCCGCGCAGTTCGACCGAAAGCTGACGGAGTTTTGCACGCGCGGCGGCGATCCCGCGCTGACCGCGCGCCTTCGCGATAGCGTCACGGCGCGGCAGCATCTCTTCGAGGCAGCAGCCGTCCCTCGCCTCTGCCACTACGACTTCCATGCCGGCAATGTGCTGGTCACGTCGCAAGGCGAGCCACACCTGTCCGGCATCGTCGATTTCGAGAATGCAACGTCGGGCGATCCGCTGATGGATATTGCGAAGGCGCTGTACTATTTCACGCCGAAGGATGCGCCGAAGCGAGAAGGATTACTCGCGGGCTACGGCAAGATCGAGCGCCCCGACTGGCAGGAGACGCTTTGTCTCTACCGCGTCTATTGCACGCTGGAGCTATGGTGCTGGATGGCGCAGATCGGCAAGCACGAGGCGCTTGACGGCCTCACGTCGGAGCTTGCGAGCGCCGCATAG
- a CDS encoding serine hydrolase, which translates to MKALFCLVSAVMLFTTPGFAFSNDDLRAALEQRFKGDRTGACVAAGVIDAGVITTAYYCADPNSQRPYDDHTAFEIGSITKAMTAALLAELIARGEVALGDPIAKLLPPAARVPSFNGHDITIGQIVTHTSGLPGFPARYRPSDMKNPYAGVTERDLLDALAETTLTREPGSKWEYSNFTMMVLSYALARRAGTEYETLFRERLLVPLGMTETYVAQRPPQVHAAEGHLSTTAPAGPWDFSPDMAGVGGVRATLPDMLRYLEGQLGTRQSAITPALAQTQEQVANVDGHRTGMNWALLTRKGHTIVAHEGGTGGFSSYAGFDRAAKRAVVLLSDTALTSVGGLGQLGTHLLDPSASAGAPRAAARADAKLIDALVGRYRLQSGLAMELRHKGGNLTIQADGQREFEMDYDSAGDFYPLKFDALLRPKRKADGTYTFTWFQLGAVIEAEPIGARPAAAKWTPSEDQLKDYTGNYPLTPNFALRVFSTDARLLVQGTNQQPLELASVEPDVFVVESVAAEVDFERDASGKVVSLTLKQRGQVLKGERR; encoded by the coding sequence ATGAAAGCGCTGTTCTGTCTTGTATCCGCCGTCATGCTCTTCACGACGCCCGGCTTCGCCTTCAGCAATGACGATCTGCGCGCAGCGCTCGAGCAGCGTTTCAAGGGCGATCGCACCGGCGCCTGCGTCGCAGCCGGCGTGATCGACGCTGGCGTCATCACGACAGCCTATTACTGCGCCGATCCGAATTCCCAGCGCCCCTACGACGATCACACGGCCTTCGAGATCGGCTCGATCACCAAAGCGATGACGGCAGCATTGCTTGCCGAACTCATTGCGCGCGGGGAAGTCGCACTCGGCGATCCCATCGCCAAGCTGTTACCGCCAGCGGCGCGCGTCCCCTCCTTCAACGGCCACGACATCACCATCGGGCAGATCGTAACACACACGTCGGGCCTGCCAGGATTTCCTGCCCGCTACCGCCCGTCCGACATGAAGAATCCTTATGCGGGCGTCACCGAGCGCGATCTGCTCGACGCCCTGGCCGAGACCACACTGACGCGCGAGCCCGGCTCGAAGTGGGAATATTCGAATTTTACGATGATGGTGTTGTCCTACGCCCTCGCCAGGCGCGCGGGCACGGAGTACGAGACGCTTTTCCGCGAGCGCCTGCTTGTTCCGCTTGGAATGACCGAAACCTACGTGGCCCAACGCCCGCCGCAGGTTCACGCCGCCGAGGGTCACCTCTCCACCACCGCCCCCGCAGGCCCCTGGGATTTTTCGCCCGATATGGCCGGCGTCGGAGGCGTGCGCGCGACGTTGCCGGACATGCTCCGATACCTGGAGGGCCAGTTGGGCACACGCCAGAGTGCGATCACGCCAGCGCTGGCCCAAACCCAGGAGCAGGTCGCAAACGTCGATGGACACAGGACGGGCATGAACTGGGCTCTGCTTACCCGGAAGGGGCACACCATCGTCGCGCACGAAGGCGGCACCGGCGGCTTCTCGTCCTATGCCGGGTTCGATCGCGCGGCCAAAAGGGCCGTTGTCCTGCTCAGCGACACCGCATTGACGTCCGTCGGCGGCCTGGGACAGCTCGGAACGCACCTGCTCGACCCCTCAGCGTCGGCTGGCGCGCCGCGTGCGGCAGCGAGGGCGGACGCGAAATTGATCGACGCACTCGTCGGTAGATATCGCCTGCAGAGCGGTCTCGCCATGGAACTGCGCCACAAGGGCGGCAATTTGACCATCCAGGCCGATGGCCAGCGCGAATTCGAGATGGACTATGACAGCGCCGGCGACTTCTATCCGCTCAAGTTCGATGCCCTGCTGCGGCCCAAACGCAAGGCGGACGGCACCTATACCTTCACCTGGTTTCAACTCGGGGCCGTTATCGAGGCCGAGCCAATCGGCGCACGCCCGGCTGCGGCCAAATGGACTCCCTCCGAAGACCAGCTCAAGGACTACACCGGCAACTATCCCCTCACGCCCAATTTCGCGCTCCGCGTCTTCTCCACCGACGCAAGGCTGCTCGTGCAGGGGACCAATCAACAGCCGCTCGAACTCGCGTCTGTCGAACCTGATGTCTTCGTCGTCGAATCCGTTGCCGCTGAAGTCGATTTCGAGCGCGACGCGAGCGGCAAGGTGGTGTCGCTGACGCTGAAGCAGCGTGGACAGGTCCTGAAGGGCGAACGGCGCTAG
- a CDS encoding potassium transporter Kup produces MTMGALGVVYGDIGTSPLYALKEAAKAAAHGATIAPEAVLGVASLILWALLLIISLKYALLILRADNRGEGGIVALLALLHARNAQPGTWRAHLLVVGLIGAALLYGDGAITPAISVLSAIEGLKVDAPSLAPAVVPVTIVILIGLFMMQKQGTGFIGRIFGPVMLTWFVVLAALGIHGIVQAPAVLAALSPLYAFNFLTHQDFHISFGILGAAFLAVTGGEAMYADMGHFGRLPIRLAWFVICLPALVLNYFGQAALLITDPATIENPFFQLCPDALHYPLVAFSTVATVIASQAIISGVFSLTQQSIQLGFLPRMQIRHTTSHAMGQIYVPLVNWLLAAGTLGAVLSFGTSDALAGAYGIAVSLLMAITTLLAALVAIQWGYSPWLVVAVNGFFFVIDVIFFSANSIKLFEGGWFPLLLAALVAFMMLTWRSGVKLVEAARGRLRQPEEDLIETAVNKCRARLPGTAVFLASAPKGVPLALTQFVKHNHVLHERIVLVTVLIEESPHIADEERAEVIDIIPGITRVTLHYGFMQNPTIYEGLKLACRQGKLPGIDLSDITYYVGRETIIPREDVPGMWVWREGVFAFLQRNAERSAAFFGVPTKQVVEFGTELEI; encoded by the coding sequence ATGACCATGGGCGCCCTCGGGGTGGTCTATGGCGATATCGGCACCAGCCCCCTCTATGCCTTGAAGGAAGCCGCCAAGGCGGCCGCCCACGGGGCGACAATTGCGCCCGAGGCGGTCCTCGGCGTTGCCTCGCTGATCCTCTGGGCCCTGCTGCTGATCATCTCGCTGAAATATGCACTGTTGATCCTGCGCGCGGACAACCGCGGCGAAGGCGGCATCGTGGCACTGCTCGCGCTGCTCCACGCCCGCAACGCGCAACCCGGCACCTGGCGGGCGCATCTGCTGGTCGTCGGTCTCATCGGCGCCGCCCTGCTCTATGGCGACGGCGCGATCACGCCGGCGATCTCGGTGCTCAGCGCCATCGAGGGCCTCAAGGTCGACGCTCCCTCGCTTGCACCCGCAGTCGTGCCCGTGACCATCGTCATCCTGATCGGCCTCTTCATGATGCAGAAGCAGGGCACCGGCTTCATCGGCCGCATCTTCGGGCCGGTGATGCTGACTTGGTTCGTCGTGCTCGCCGCCCTCGGCATCCACGGCATCGTCCAGGCGCCGGCGGTGCTGGCCGCGCTCAGCCCGCTCTATGCTTTCAACTTCCTGACCCACCAGGACTTCCACATCTCGTTCGGAATCCTCGGCGCGGCCTTCCTCGCGGTGACCGGCGGCGAAGCCATGTATGCCGACATGGGACATTTCGGACGCCTTCCGATCCGGCTGGCCTGGTTCGTGATCTGCCTGCCCGCCCTGGTGCTGAACTATTTCGGCCAGGCCGCGCTGCTGATCACCGATCCCGCCACGATCGAGAACCCGTTCTTCCAGCTCTGCCCCGATGCCTTGCACTATCCGCTGGTCGCCTTCTCCACAGTCGCGACCGTGATCGCTTCGCAGGCGATCATCTCCGGCGTGTTCTCGCTGACCCAGCAGTCGATCCAGCTCGGCTTCCTGCCGCGCATGCAGATCCGCCATACCACGAGCCATGCGATGGGGCAGATCTACGTGCCCCTGGTGAACTGGCTGCTCGCCGCCGGAACGCTCGGCGCTGTCCTGAGCTTCGGCACGTCGGACGCGCTTGCCGGCGCCTATGGCATCGCGGTGTCGCTGCTGATGGCGATCACCACGCTGCTCGCCGCGCTGGTCGCGATCCAGTGGGGCTATTCGCCTTGGCTCGTGGTGGCCGTGAACGGCTTCTTCTTCGTGATCGACGTGATCTTCTTCTCGGCCAACTCGATCAAGCTGTTCGAGGGCGGCTGGTTTCCGCTGCTGCTTGCGGCCCTCGTCGCCTTCATGATGTTGACCTGGCGCAGCGGCGTGAAGCTGGTCGAAGCCGCGCGCGGCCGCCTGCGCCAGCCCGAGGAGGATCTGATCGAGACTGCGGTGAACAAATGCAGAGCGAGGCTGCCCGGTACAGCCGTGTTCCTGGCGTCAGCACCAAAGGGCGTGCCGCTGGCGCTGACCCAGTTCGTCAAGCACAACCACGTCCTGCACGAGCGCATCGTCCTCGTCACGGTGCTGATCGAGGAATCGCCGCATATCGCTGACGAGGAGCGCGCTGAGGTGATCGACATCATCCCCGGCATCACCCGCGTGACCCTGCATTACGGCTTCATGCAGAACCCCACGATCTATGAGGGACTGAAGCTCGCCTGCCGCCAGGGCAAGCTGCCCGGCATCGACCTCTCCGACATCACCTATTACGTCGGACGCGAGACCATCATCCCGCGCGAGGATGTCCCGGGCATGTGGGTCTGGCGCGAAGGCGTGTTCGCCTTCCTCCAGCGCAACGCCGAACGCTCCGCCGCGTTTTTCGGCGTGCCGACCAAGCAGGTGGTGGAGTTCGGCACGGAGCTGGAGATTTAG
- the coaD gene encoding pantetheine-phosphate adenylyltransferase, translated as MPRIAFYPGSFDPITNGHLDVVRHSVSLCDRLVVAIGVHPGKKPLFSTEERLKMLDDVCGPVAAQAGCVLDAVTYDDLAVTAARKHGATIMIRGLRDGTDLDYEMQLAGMNGTMAPDVQTVFLPASPAVRPITGTLVRQIAGMGGDVSAFVPPLVAAQLKAKFAG; from the coding sequence ATGCCGCGCATCGCCTTTTATCCCGGTTCCTTCGACCCCATCACCAACGGCCATCTGGACGTGGTCCGGCACAGCGTGTCGTTGTGCGACAGGCTGGTTGTCGCGATCGGGGTCCATCCCGGCAAGAAGCCGTTGTTCTCGACCGAAGAACGGCTGAAGATGCTCGATGACGTCTGCGGGCCGGTGGCGGCCCAGGCCGGCTGCGTGCTCGACGCCGTGACCTACGACGATCTCGCGGTGACCGCGGCGCGCAAGCACGGCGCGACGATCATGATTCGGGGCCTGCGCGATGGCACCGACCTCGATTACGAGATGCAGCTCGCTGGGATGAACGGGACTATGGCGCCCGATGTGCAAACCGTCTTCCTGCCGGCCTCTCCGGCGGTCCGCCCGATTACCGGCACATTGGTGCGCCAGATCGCCGGCATGGGCGGGGACGTCTCGGCCTTCGTCCCGCCGCTCGTTGCGGCGCAGCTCAAGGCAAAATTCGCCGGATAA
- a CDS encoding peptidylprolyl isomerase, with protein sequence MIRILAVLAALLFAVPAVAQQLPANLDKANAIVIDTTKGRIVIKLRTDIAPQHAERIKQLAREGFYNNVPFHRVMDGFMAQTGDGQNGNGTGGSKYPNLKQEFSKVHFARGIVGMARRGDSVDSANSQFFIMFADGGSLDNQYTVIGEVVQGMDVVDKLKKAPAGSPGGTVTDPDKMVKVQVASDIK encoded by the coding sequence ATGATCCGAATTCTCGCAGTTCTTGCCGCGCTTCTGTTCGCGGTGCCGGCGGTGGCGCAGCAATTGCCGGCAAATCTCGATAAGGCCAACGCTATCGTCATCGACACCACCAAGGGCCGCATCGTCATCAAGCTCAGGACCGACATCGCGCCCCAGCACGCCGAGCGCATCAAGCAGCTCGCGCGGGAAGGCTTCTACAACAACGTGCCGTTTCACCGCGTCATGGACGGCTTCATGGCGCAGACGGGTGATGGTCAGAACGGCAACGGCACCGGTGGCTCGAAATATCCGAACCTGAAGCAGGAATTCTCCAAGGTGCACTTTGCCCGCGGCATCGTCGGGATGGCGCGGCGCGGCGACAGCGTCGACAGCGCCAACTCGCAGTTCTTCATCATGTTCGCCGACGGTGGCAGCCTCGATAACCAGTACACGGTGATCGGCGAGGTCGTGCAGGGCATGGACGTCGTCGACAAGCTGAAGAAGGCACCCGCCGGCTCCCCCGGCGGCACCGTCACCGATCCCGACAAGATGGTGAAGGTGCAGGTCGCATCCGACATCAAATAG
- a CDS encoding peptidylprolyl isomerase, which yields MSVTENTLILETTQGPVTIEMRPDLAPGHVARIKELVREGFYDGIVFHRVIDGFMAQTGCPQGTGTGGSGKKLKAEFNKEPHVRGTASMARAANPDSGDSQFFICFDDARFLDNQYTVWGKVTEGMDNVDKIKRGEPVQNPDKIVKARMAADKE from the coding sequence ATGAGCGTCACCGAAAACACCCTGATCCTCGAGACCACGCAGGGCCCCGTCACCATCGAGATGCGGCCTGATCTGGCGCCCGGCCACGTCGCGCGCATCAAGGAACTGGTCCGCGAGGGCTTTTACGATGGCATCGTGTTCCATCGCGTGATCGACGGCTTCATGGCGCAGACCGGCTGCCCGCAGGGCACCGGCACTGGCGGCTCCGGCAAGAAGTTGAAGGCCGAGTTCAACAAGGAGCCGCATGTGCGCGGCACCGCTTCGATGGCCCGCGCCGCCAATCCCGATTCCGGTGACAGCCAGTTCTTCATCTGCTTCGACGACGCCCGCTTCCTCGACAACCAGTACACGGTGTGGGGCAAGGTCACCGAGGGCATGGACAACGTCGACAAGATCAAGCGCGGCGAGCCGGTGCAGAACCCCGACAAGATCGTCAAGGCGCGGATGGCGGCGGACAAGGAATAG
- the queA gene encoding tRNA preQ1(34) S-adenosylmethionine ribosyltransferase-isomerase QueA, with translation MRTDLFDFDLPPERIALRPASPRDSARLLVVENGALRDQVISDLPQWLKDGDQLVVNDTKVIAAQLRGRRIGRATEPKIEATLIKRLDGSRWQALVKPAKKLTAGDRIRFGNEGKVCLLGHLDAEVEAKGNEGEVTLSFSFHGPTLDQAIADLGSPPLPPYIASKRTPDDQDLADYQTMFAANEGAVAAPTAGLHFTPALEQALHARGVGINRVTLHVGAGTFLPVKVDDTSGHKMHAEWGTVSAETAERLNTARKHGGRIIAVGTTSLRLLESAASVDGTVQPFAAETSIFITPGYRFRAVDILLTNFHLPKSTLFMLVSAFSGLETMKQAYAHAIAQGYRFYSYGDACLLFRAGS, from the coding sequence ATGCGCACCGATCTCTTCGACTTCGATCTGCCGCCCGAGCGCATCGCGTTGCGCCCGGCGAGCCCGCGCGACTCTGCGCGGCTGCTGGTCGTGGAGAACGGCGCGCTGCGCGACCAGGTCATTTCCGACCTGCCGCAATGGCTGAAGGACGGCGACCAGCTCGTCGTCAACGACACCAAGGTGATCGCGGCGCAACTTAGGGGCCGCCGCATCGGGCGGGCGACCGAGCCGAAGATCGAGGCGACGCTGATCAAGCGCCTCGACGGCTCGCGCTGGCAGGCACTGGTAAAGCCGGCGAAGAAGCTCACGGCCGGCGACCGCATCCGCTTCGGCAACGAAGGCAAGGTCTGCCTGCTCGGCCATCTCGACGCCGAGGTCGAAGCCAAGGGCAATGAAGGCGAGGTGACGCTGTCGTTCTCGTTCCACGGCCCCACGCTCGACCAGGCCATCGCCGATCTCGGCAGCCCGCCACTGCCGCCCTATATCGCCTCCAAGCGCACGCCCGACGACCAGGACCTCGCCGACTACCAGACCATGTTCGCGGCCAACGAAGGCGCGGTCGCCGCGCCGACGGCGGGATTGCATTTCACCCCGGCACTGGAGCAGGCCCTGCACGCGCGCGGCGTCGGCATCAACCGCGTCACGCTGCATGTCGGGGCAGGGACCTTCCTGCCGGTGAAGGTGGACGACACCTCGGGCCACAAGATGCATGCGGAGTGGGGCACGGTCTCGGCCGAAACGGCGGAGCGGCTCAACACCGCGCGGAAGCACGGCGGCCGTATCATCGCCGTCGGCACCACGTCGCTCCGGCTGCTCGAAAGTGCCGCCAGCGTGGACGGCACCGTCCAGCCGTTCGCGGCCGAGACGTCGATCTTCATCACCCCCGGCTATCGCTTCCGCGCCGTGGATATTCTGCTGACCAATTTCCATTTGCCGAAGTCGACGCTGTTCATGCTGGTCTCGGCCTTCTCGGGGCTCGAGACGATGAAGCAGGCCTATGCGCATGCGATAGCGCAAGGCTACAGGTTCTATTCGTACGGCGATGCGTGCTTATTGTTTCGGGCAGGGTCGTAG